From the genome of Chloroflexota bacterium, one region includes:
- a CDS encoding GGDEF domain-containing protein, whose protein sequence is MAGGERESLKQKTNLWARFRITPVVKGSIQQEIVALVAFTLLLLIGWLDYSRQSPVTFWILYLVPIIGVSIYGRLLLAVSFTVFAAIVSLLADLLSTPDPSLYIYDYWEAFIRLLIWGVAAIAICRLAQSNKALREYQEALEQEHQKVHELARTDELTGLFNLRYLNERINEEIGRSCRFAHPLAVLMIDVDNLKGVNDTYGHAEGDRLLREIARTLRAAVRSVDVVARVGGDEFVIILPETGAQGARAVAERILGLVRDRVKLFDTIVPTVSIGLASYERVIQSGEGLIKAADEALYQAKRAGRGQFREVSMVQEVGTEGCYG, encoded by the coding sequence GTGGCAGGTGGGGAAAGAGAATCGCTGAAACAGAAAACGAATCTCTGGGCCAGGTTCCGCATCACCCCTGTAGTCAAGGGCAGTATACAGCAGGAAATCGTCGCGCTGGTTGCCTTCACCCTTCTGCTGCTCATCGGTTGGCTGGATTACAGCAGACAGTCACCTGTAACCTTCTGGATACTCTATCTTGTCCCGATTATAGGTGTGAGTATTTATGGACGATTGCTGCTCGCCGTCTCCTTCACCGTTTTTGCTGCTATCGTCTCCCTGCTGGCTGACCTGCTCTCTACCCCTGATCCGAGCCTATACATTTATGATTATTGGGAAGCATTCATCCGTTTACTGATCTGGGGCGTCGCTGCCATCGCCATATGCCGCTTAGCTCAAAGCAACAAGGCGCTGCGTGAATACCAGGAGGCGTTAGAGCAGGAACATCAGAAGGTACATGAATTGGCGCGTACGGATGAGCTAACTGGTCTATTTAACCTTCGCTATCTAAACGAGCGCATCAATGAGGAGATCGGACGGTCATGCCGCTTTGCTCATCCCTTAGCGGTCTTGATGATCGACGTGGACAACCTCAAGGGTGTTAACGATACCTATGGTCATGCTGAGGGTGATCGTCTCCTGAGGGAGATAGCACGGACCTTACGCGCTGCTGTGCGCAGTGTTGATGTCGTGGCCAGGGTCGGCGGCGACGAATTCGTGATAATCCTCCCGGAGACAGGGGCGCAGGGGGCCCGGGCTGTTGCTGAGCGCATCCTCGGGCTGGTTAGGGATAGGGTGAAGTTGTTCGATACTATTGTGCCCACCGTCAGCATCGGCCTGGCCTCCTATGAGCGGGTGATTCAGAGCGGAGAGGGCTTGATTAAAGCGGCTGATGAGGCCCTGTACCAGGCCAAGAGGGCCGGTAGAGGGCAATTTCGCGAGGTGAGTATGGTTCAAGAGGTGGGCACAGAAGGCTGTTACGGCTGA
- a CDS encoding bifunctional metallophosphatase/5'-nucleotidase — translation MVTKGGLARRATAIRQERAQGGNVLLLDAGNTLLGQPIANRTQGRVIVAAMNLLKYDAMTLGDQDFQLGPEVVQARAKEAAFPFLSANVVKTGTNELVAQPYKIMRIGGRKVAIIGLTDLTRPSPTAPEARGVSSLDILAMAKEYVAEVKRETNIIILLSHLGPELDKKIAKEVPGITVIVGSAMLGLPQPPAKVEGAETLLVQDGRFGEQLSVLHLHIDGAGKVTNYEGKMLTLTAEAFPDDPEMVKLLEPYRKE, via the coding sequence GTGGTCACTAAGGGAGGTCTGGCCCGGCGGGCCACCGCGATAAGACAAGAACGGGCGCAGGGTGGTAACGTATTGCTCCTCGATGCTGGCAACACCCTACTCGGACAACCCATCGCTAACCGCACCCAGGGCAGGGTCATCGTCGCGGCCATGAATCTACTTAAGTACGATGCCATGACACTGGGGGATCAAGATTTCCAGCTCGGGCCCGAGGTCGTGCAGGCTCGGGCCAAGGAAGCCGCCTTCCCCTTCCTCTCGGCCAACGTCGTTAAGACCGGTACCAACGAACTGGTCGCTCAACCTTACAAGATCATGAGGATAGGCGGACGCAAGGTGGCCATCATCGGGTTGACCGACCTGACCAGGCCATCTCCCACCGCCCCCGAGGCCCGCGGGGTGAGCAGCCTGGATATCCTGGCCATGGCTAAGGAATATGTGGCCGAGGTGAAGCGGGAAACCAATATCATCATTCTTCTCTCCCACCTGGGGCCAGAGCTCGATAAGAAGATAGCCAAGGAGGTTCCCGGGATCACCGTGATCGTCGGCTCGGCCATGCTGGGCTTACCGCAGCCTCCAGCTAAGGTGGAGGGCGCTGAAACGCTCCTGGTGCAGGATGGTAGATTTGGGGAGCAATTGAGCGTGCTCCATCTGCACATAGATGGGGCGGGCAAGGTCACAAACTACGAGGGGAAGATGCTCACCTTGACAGCCGAGGCCTTCCCCGATGACCCGGAGATGGTCAAACTCCTGGAGCCATATCGCAAGGAATAG
- the uvrA gene encoding excinuclease ABC subunit UvrA: MPQDKIIVHGAREHNLKNIDVVIPRDKFVVITGLSGSGKSSLAFDTIYAEGQRRYVESLSAYARQFLGQMEKPDVDYIEGLSPAISIDQKGVSHNPRSTVGTVTETYDYLRLLFARVGHPHCPKCGREISQQTVQQIVDTILGLSEGSRIMIMAPLVRDRKGEHQQVLEDVRKSGYVRVRIDGRIYDISEEIEMDKNKKHTIDVVVDRLVIRKTAEDENGRGVNPDTGRLADSVETALKLGGGVVLISIIDGPELLFSEHFACVHCGISLGEIAPRTFSFNSPHGACRTCTGLGITMEIDPELVIPNKELTLAEGAIQPWSRASANNTYFAHMLGAVARHYGFSMHVPAKNLSQEQLNILLYGSRGTTIRLRHENRYGRMHEYETTFEGVIPNLERRYRETDSDYIRSEIERYMSGRPCPACNGARLKPESLAVTIAGKSIVDVTRLSVTEAMRWFETLEPQLSERERLIAKQVIKEIRARLGFLLDVGLEYLTIDRAAGTLSGGEAQRIRLATQIGSSLMGVLYILDEPSIGLHQRDNRRLINTLKRLRDIGNTVLVIEHDEETIRSSDYIIDIGPGAGEHGGEVVAAGTLQDIMNCPRSITGQYLRGERKIAVPPRRRSGNGKKLIIKGAREHNLKNVDVHIPLGKFVCVTGVSGSGKSTLVDDILYKRLAQILYRARDKPGDHDGVIGLENLDKVVNIDQSPIGRTPRSNPATYTGVFTPIRELFAAVPEARMRGYQPGRFSFNVKGGRCEACQGEGIIQIEMQFLPDVYVPCEVCKGKRYNREALEIRYKGKSIADVLEMTVDEALKSFEHIPVIQNKLATLSNVGLGYIRLGQPATTLSGGEAQRVKLSTELSRRATGRTLYILDEPTTGLHFADVEKLLQVLERLVDAGNSVLVIEHNLDVIKTADWIIDLGPEGGEAGGWVIAEGTPEEVAAMPHSYTGQFLRRLLPERELITKTA; encoded by the coding sequence ATGCCTCAAGATAAGATCATCGTTCACGGGGCACGAGAGCATAATCTGAAGAATATCGACGTCGTTATCCCTCGCGATAAATTCGTCGTCATCACAGGGCTCTCCGGCTCGGGGAAATCAAGCCTGGCCTTTGACACCATCTACGCTGAGGGACAGCGACGCTATGTGGAATCGTTATCAGCCTACGCCCGCCAGTTCTTGGGACAGATGGAGAAGCCCGACGTTGACTATATCGAGGGGCTATCTCCGGCCATCTCCATCGACCAAAAGGGTGTCAGTCATAACCCTCGCTCAACGGTGGGCACGGTGACCGAGACCTATGATTATCTACGCCTGTTATTTGCCCGTGTCGGACATCCCCACTGCCCCAAGTGCGGGCGTGAGATCAGCCAACAGACGGTGCAACAGATCGTTGATACCATCCTTGGACTGTCAGAGGGCAGCCGCATTATGATCATGGCCCCCCTTGTCCGTGACCGCAAAGGTGAACACCAGCAGGTCCTCGAGGATGTCCGCAAGAGCGGCTACGTGCGCGTGCGAATAGATGGCCGCATCTACGACATCAGTGAGGAGATCGAGATGGATAAGAATAAGAAACATACCATCGATGTGGTTGTGGACCGTCTCGTTATCAGGAAGACCGCCGAGGATGAGAACGGGCGAGGGGTCAATCCTGATACCGGCCGCCTGGCCGATTCAGTGGAGACAGCCCTTAAACTGGGAGGCGGCGTCGTACTTATCTCCATCATCGATGGGCCAGAACTGCTCTTCTCGGAGCATTTCGCCTGTGTCCATTGCGGGATTAGCCTGGGCGAGATCGCCCCACGCACCTTCTCCTTCAATAGCCCACACGGTGCTTGTCGGACCTGCACCGGCCTGGGCATAACTATGGAGATCGATCCCGAACTGGTCATTCCTAACAAGGAACTGACGCTAGCGGAGGGAGCTATTCAACCCTGGAGCAGAGCTAGCGCCAACAACACTTACTTCGCCCACATGCTGGGGGCAGTTGCCCGACATTACGGCTTCTCGATGCACGTTCCGGCGAAGAACCTCAGCCAGGAGCAGCTGAACATTTTACTGTATGGCTCCAGAGGAACAACTATCAGACTCAGACACGAGAACAGGTATGGCCGGATGCACGAGTACGAGACGACCTTTGAAGGGGTCATCCCCAACCTTGAACGCCGTTATCGGGAGACGGATTCCGACTATATCCGCAGCGAGATCGAGCGCTATATGTCTGGGCGCCCCTGTCCAGCCTGCAATGGCGCCCGCTTGAAGCCCGAGAGCCTCGCTGTGACCATCGCCGGCAAATCGATTGTGGACGTCACGCGCCTATCGGTGACCGAGGCGATGCGCTGGTTTGAGACCCTCGAGCCCCAACTGAGTGAACGAGAGCGCCTCATCGCCAAGCAGGTCATCAAGGAGATTCGCGCTCGCCTCGGCTTCCTACTGGACGTCGGGCTGGAGTACCTCACCATCGACCGGGCGGCTGGGACGCTTTCCGGTGGAGAGGCCCAGCGTATTCGTTTAGCCACACAGATCGGCAGCAGTTTGATGGGCGTACTCTACATCCTGGATGAGCCCAGCATCGGGCTTCACCAACGCGATAACCGACGCCTCATCAATACATTGAAGCGCCTGCGCGATATTGGGAATACAGTACTGGTGATCGAACACGATGAGGAAACGATCCGCTCGTCTGACTACATCATCGATATTGGACCCGGCGCCGGCGAACACGGTGGCGAGGTCGTAGCCGCTGGTACACTCCAGGACATAATGAACTGCCCACGTTCCATCACCGGTCAATATCTGCGTGGCGAACGGAAGATAGCCGTGCCTCCACGACGTCGCAGCGGCAACGGCAAAAAACTGATCATCAAGGGGGCAAGAGAACATAACCTGAAGAACGTTGACGTCCATATCCCCTTGGGCAAGTTCGTCTGTGTCACTGGCGTCTCCGGTTCCGGCAAAAGTACCCTCGTCGATGATATCCTGTACAAACGCCTGGCTCAAATACTCTATCGTGCCAGGGATAAGCCTGGCGATCACGATGGTGTTATTGGACTGGAGAACCTGGATAAGGTGGTCAACATCGATCAATCCCCCATCGGACGCACGCCACGCTCGAATCCAGCCACCTATACGGGGGTATTTACGCCCATCCGCGAACTCTTTGCCGCTGTGCCAGAGGCGAGGATGCGCGGTTATCAACCGGGGCGGTTCTCCTTCAACGTAAAAGGGGGCCGCTGCGAGGCCTGCCAGGGAGAGGGAATCATCCAAATAGAGATGCAGTTCCTGCCCGATGTCTATGTGCCCTGTGAGGTTTGTAAGGGTAAGCGTTACAACCGAGAGGCCTTGGAGATTCGCTATAAGGGCAAATCGATCGCTGATGTGTTAGAGATGACGGTGGATGAGGCCTTGAAGTCTTTTGAGCACATCCCTGTCATCCAGAACAAGCTGGCCACCCTGAGCAATGTGGGACTAGGTTACATCAGACTGGGTCAGCCAGCCACCACCCTCTCCGGTGGCGAGGCGCAGCGTGTGAAATTGTCTACAGAACTCTCCCGGCGTGCCACAGGCCGCACCTTGTATATCTTGGATGAGCCGACGACCGGCCTTCATTTCGCCGACGTAGAGAAGCTCCTTCAAGTCTTAGAGCGTCTCGTCGATGCCGGTAATAGTGTGCTTGTCATCGAGCATAACCTCGATGTGATTAAGACCGCCGATTGGATCATCGACCTGGGACCGGAGGGCGGTGAGGCTGGCGGCTGGGTCATTGCGGAGGGGACGCCGGAAGAGGTCGCCGCGATGCCCCATTCGTACACCGGGCAGTTCCTCCGTCGCCTTCTGCCAGAGCGGGAACTGATCACCAAAACCGCCTGA